CAGAACCCTGTTTCTGCTTCTTTCGATCTTCTTGGAATTGAATCTCTTCCTCATTCTCCTCTTTTgaaattctcttcatcttcttctttcccCCTTAATTTCTCTTTCTCCTATattctttcttcttttgcttGAGTTCATcacttaaatttgaaatttcaatAGCATGCACTGGACCTTGTTATTGTTACGTTAAAAATTTAGCTGAcaaattctttaatttctaCATTCAACATATAATGGTGCTTATACTTTTAGGTATTATCAATGACTGTTAGAAGCAAATGGTTGAAGCTGTGTGGTTTGAAAAAGAATGGTAGGTTCTCTTGGTAGACCAAAGTAACAGAGAATATGTGAAGCCGAACCCTCGTATATGTTTCTTGATCCATAATTTTGAGTCTGGTGCAGCAGCTTCTACTCCTGCCTAGTTAATCAGCGGCAACCATTTTTCCTGAGGCATTTAATCACTGCATGAGAGTCTTTTTTGTTTATATGATTGGGTTCAAACGTCTTTGAATGGAATTTTTGTATTCGCAATCTCAAAGTTTCTGCAAATCTCAAAGTTTAGGAAATTATTCCTAATACCACAGAATTAAAACTGATTGGGGTTTTATTAATTCAtatgaaattttagttttataaatgGAATTGAATGGAATTCAATTTGAAATCTCAAAGTTCTGGATAAATCTTGAAGTTCTGAAAATGATTTTTAATACCACTGAATTAAGTTGATTGATGTTTCCTAATTCGAATGGAATTTTAGCTGTTGTCCATTTCTTGCGCTTGTTTTAGGAACAATCGAAATTGTGaggtattatataaattaaacaattaattaatataataagctTAATATATGCAAATGATAAAgacataatttcttttaaaatccaACTTTGGATCAGTCAGGATGTGAATCTGAAAGGAAAGAGATCCAATAACACTAATCTCATTGAATTTTCCGATTTTTTCTCTTGATTTGCTGGATGAAAACTAGATTTACAAgaaaaaaacaattttaaaaatagaaattatgtgTAAAATAATGCAAGAATTATATTCATGTCTTTTATTCTTATACATTATTTATTCCGAGGGAGAGGTACTGGGGCCATCTGAAAACGAGACATCTACTAGAAAAATTGTATTAAGCTTCTTTATACGTTTATATATTCtatgtttttaaatatattttaattaaggaaaaaaattaataattagaaTTTAGATAATTTCATGGAATatgtaaaaattgaattaaactgaTTTTAACAAGAGATTcgaattgaaatatttaatatttcaattcaattctcTGTGCATAGTttcagagttttttttttctcttccgattatataataaaaggaaaaacaaaagcaaaataataatacaattaaattaatatcaatTACTATCAATTTCCATCAAGTTCTTGTATTAcagtaaatttaattattccattctttattttaattgaactctactaaaatatttttatattttataaaataattatttaaattatgaaaGGAGGAAAAAGAGGAAGACAGTCaacaaaaatgagataaaagagaaagaaaatcaGTGATatctattaatattaaaatgtttttcaattcattacaaaaatattttggTTCATACAATTACaaataaaaacaatttttttttaagaaaaaaacacCCAACAAGAACATATCACAAATAAATTCAAGCACATCTTTAGGACATATTATTTGATTTGAAAATGTTGTAAAAATCATCAACACTTCATGCGTGGATTGGTTCAAACACAACTGTGGAATGCTTAGCAATGTGCAAGCTGAATTGTCCTCCCTTTTCACTCACATCAACCTTCTCTATCCCAGGTGGACCTTTCATCTCAAACTTTGATACCAGTTTCCCTATCACAAGCCCCAGAATTGGCAATGCTAGTATGATCCCTGGGCAGCTCCGTCTTCCCATGCCAAAGGGTAGGTATCGAAAATCAACCTTTCCGCCGGCGACTGCTTCCGTGCTGCATTCTTCTTCGAAAAATCGCTCCGGCCTGAACTCCTCTGGATTCTTCCACCATTTAGGGTTATTAGCTAGCCACCAAGCATTGACCACTACCTTGGTTTCTTTAGGAATTGTAAAACCACCTAATTTTGcttcttcaagattcatatgtGGTACTAACAATGGAATTGGGGTATGCAATCTTAGTGTCTCCTTTACTGTGGCTTGTAAGTAAGGTAACTCATGTAGGTTTGATTCTGTGATTGGATTACCCTTTAGGACGGTTGAGATTTCTTCTCTTATCTTCCTTTGGACGGTTGGATGGTTGACCAACTCAGCTATGGCCCACTCCATTGACCATAGTGTAGTCTCTATTGCTGCCACGTTGATATTCTCTACAATATACAACACATTATCTTCACTAATCTCTCCTTTCATTTGAGCATACAGTATGTGATCTATTGCGCAGTTTATGTGGTGCTTCTCTCCATTTGCAGCCATTATTTTCCTGTGAAATTAACAAAAATAGATCAAATTAAATTCCATAAGCATGAAAAATGATATATGTATGCATGCATACTCTCTCAGGTATGGTATGCATGTGTGCATGCATACTCTCTCAGGTATGGTCTGCATGTGTGCATGTATTTATGAAACATCACATATACAATGATATATAGTAACTTTACCGTATgtatgcatgcatgcatgcatatATGTATTCTATGTATGATATGAAAAAGACCCATGAAGCATACCTCCTCTTCTCCACAAAATAGTTGTTGAAGAAAGCTAGTCTCCTTTGCTGCAAATCCTTGCATTTGTTCAAATAACCTCTTAACAAAGGTCTAAGCAAAGGGATAAAATCTCCATAATTATAGTCAAAGCTTTGAGCCAACCTACTTCTCTCAGAATTAAACCTAGTTGCTTCAATGAACAAAGGATCATCCTGAGACTCAAATCTTGCATCAAAcatcatcccatacataatATTATAAAGCATAAGCTGCAAACGTTTCCTAATAACAATTCCTTCACTTCTCATCTTCTTCTCATCGTACTTAAACAAATCATTCACCACAAACTCCATTTCCTTCTCCCACATAGTGCTATAATGCTGCACAACTTTGTTAGTGAAGAATGGAAGAGTCATAATCCTACGCATCTTTCTCCAATGATCACCATAGATAGTAAACACCATGTCTTGACCATTGCCTGTGAAGATATCGAACACAACGTTACGGGGTCGAGACCCGAATTCAACACCTTGTGTATGAAGAACTTGGGTAGCTAGCTCAGGATCTGAGACAACAGCTAAGTTTTTAGAACCAAGCTTTAGTAGGAATATGGGACCATAGGACTTAGCCATGGAGGCTAGGAGACGGTGGTTAAGGTCATTACCAACTTGAAGCCAGTTTCCAAATATTGGAATTGAAATGGGTCCTGGTGGGAGGTTGTGGTGATTCGTTTGTTGCTTAAACAAGTATGCAATAAGAAGAGGGAGGATGATTGATGAGAAGTGTGCATATTTGGTGAAGAATAATGCTGCAAGTGCTAGTGCAATGAGAGAACAAGTTATTGATTTTAAAACAAGGTGGCCCatgttgagagagagagagagagagagagatagtaTATGATTTTACGAGATGAAGTGAAGAGGAGAAATGAATATATAAAGAGGAAGAGAGTTGGTGGAGGAGGGTAGGTGTCCAATGGTTTTTGAACAGAATCAATGGGCTACTTGAAATACTAGTTAGGAATATGTTGAGTACTTCGTCCAAGTCAAATGAATGTATGGTGAATTTGGTTGGTGGAAACCTTTAGCTCaaatttgtttatttaattaatatcttttttttttctttttcttaagtTATTTTCTCCAAACAAAtgaatttaataattgatttttatttttattacatacaAAAACTGCCTACTAATACCAGATTATTGGGTGAAAAATTCTTTTGGTAAAAAAAATCTGAGATGTATTTCATTCAAACGTGTAagaatgatttatttatttggtcaaaaaaatttaaaaaaatgtaaaacaaATATAAAGAATGAAATTATCAAACTATGAATTTCAATACTGCGCCAAAATAAATGTATAAATATATAGCCAAagatttcatttttcaattatataaatgtattaaataagCAACTGAAATGATAAAATGGTTAATTTTTTTTGCACTCATAGGTATAATCTcagtaaatttaagagattttaaattttattaccctAATTTTTAattcctatttaaaaaaatattaattttttgttttataaaagaagttaaattttataaaacaatATTTCTTTTGTTAACTGATAAAATAATCTAAAAATTTGTGGGAAATAAATGAGatatatcaaaaataatatatcgttataaaatattacaatGTACTCCAACAAAATTCTTAATTTCATTTTCATAAAATCTAAAAGCTGTGTATTAAAACTCTTAAAATTGCATCAACGATTTTTACTTTAATAATATTGAATTCATCTAAGATGATGAGTTCTCAAGTTTAAATCTAAATcagaattaattattaaaaaaatacttagaCTCAATGTATTTCGTaaacaatatttataattttttttttcaaaattttaatgtttGGAGCACTTCTTAAATTAATTGATGTATATTTCtgataaacattaaaaaaatatatttttaaggaaaataattttacattttaaaaatactgtttcaaaaaaatcttattaatgCCATTGCGTTTTCtatacataaatatttttatattttttatttttaaccttgttattaaataatgaaaaataaattattttaggaaaaataattaaaaaaaatattttatgtacaatttttttttattaaggcAATAGTTTTTTTAGGTAATAGAATAAAAGTTCAACcaaaaaactgaattaaataataacgaATATGGCATTTCAAATCAATTGTGATGATATTTAATATGACTCGATATTTGGTCATTAGGTAAGATTTATCGACCGTTTCTCATTGGGTCTGGATGATAACGTGTTCGTTACTTATCCATCACCCCATTTGGCTAGATTAACAGGTACTTAGAGATATGGGTAATCATTGCTCGGATGATCAACACCTTGTCTTATAAATTTGGCTGAACTTGGCAATCATCATTTTACTATTGGCACCTGTTGTTACATGATTTTTAGAATTTGCACAAATACGGGACCCTTATCCATTAACTAATAACTCTGGATTCTAAGGAAAATGAATAGCTAACATTATTCTCTTACAATGTAAGAgcaactaaaataaaaagttcaaaTTATGCAATTTTTAACCACTCAAACTACTTTATATTGAGCATTATACTCAcccatatatataatttattgatttaagcGTCAAAATGATTGCCAATAAAACACCAACTACATCATACTTTTTCAATTGTAGTCAATGATGCATTCCAATACTGACATTATTTGTTCCATTGTTGGAATTCAAAGAGTTCCAATGTGTCATTTAGAGAATCCAGCTCAcgtttctcttttatttttaagatcTTACCAATGATAGATAACTCATGTGCAGTATTAAAATCGATTGTTAATAGGCCTGCCTCCATAGCGGTGTCCACACCAGTTGGTAGTGGACACAATACTCTGCCTACGACTCAGGAAGCTAATCTCATAACCATAACCAATGAACAAATGGTGTAGTATGTCAGAAATCTGCAAGCAAAGCTAGAGCAATAGAATGTTAGAAATGATGTTGTGCAAAGAGTAGCAAGAGCTAGAGAAGAGACTTCTTAGGGAACCATAGAGTAAAGGAGGAGCCTCCTCGGGTAATCATTCAGACAAATTTGCATAGAGTTGAAAACACAAAGGGTAAGGGGAAGACTGAAGATGAGAGATCCTCGGATGAGTCTTTAAAATGTATGGATTGGAAGCTCATTCATATTGTTCAGAAATTCCAAAAGGAGTAGGAGAATGATTTTGATTTGCGAGATTCCTTGCCCTTATCCAAGGAAATATTAGCTGAGACATTCCCACCCAAAttcaaattatcaaatttagAAAGTATGATAGGACTACCGATTTCAGAAGTCATTTCAGAAGTCATTTGGTCATTTTTGGGATCACTATACATGATAACCATTGGGCCTCAGACTCAGGCCTCAGTTGAACTCATGCGGGAAGACTAGGCTACAGACCTGTGAAAGCCCAATACGTTGGTCTATCCATGTAAGCGCGGCCTAGACCCCGTGCAAGCAGGCCGAACAGAATAAGGCTTGGGCCCAACTGAGAAGGATCCAGCTCAGCTGACTTGATGGGTCAGTGGGGCAATAGACCTCTATACATCCGGGATTAGGTCCGCACAGGCGCtggagggaattaaatggccgcttgaCGATGGGAAGATACAATACGTCTGTACGTACGACCCTGCATGATAACGACATGTTATACTGTAGCAGAGTGgcggttacac
This is a stretch of genomic DNA from Manihot esculenta cultivar AM560-2 chromosome 2, M.esculenta_v8, whole genome shotgun sequence. It encodes these proteins:
- the LOC110608744 gene encoding cytochrome P450 CYP73A100 yields the protein MGHLVLKSITCSLIALALAALFFTKYAHFSSIILPLLIAYLFKQQTNHHNLPPGPISIPIFGNWLQVGNDLNHRLLASMAKSYGPIFLLKLGSKNLAVVSDPELATQVLHTQGVEFGSRPRNVVFDIFTGNGQDMVFTIYGDHWRKMRRIMTLPFFTNKVVQHYSTMWEKEMEFVVNDLFKYDEKKMRSEGIVIRKRLQLMLYNIMYGMMFDARFESQDDPLFIEATRFNSERSRLAQSFDYNYGDFIPLLRPLLRGYLNKCKDLQQRRLAFFNNYFVEKRRKIMAANGEKHHINCAIDHILYAQMKGEISEDNVLYIVENINVAAIETTLWSMEWAIAELVNHPTVQRKIREEISTVLKGNPITESNLHELPYLQATVKETLRLHTPIPLLVPHMNLEEAKLGGFTIPKETKVVVNAWWLANNPKWWKNPEEFRPERFFEEECSTEAVAGGKVDFRYLPFGMGRRSCPGIILALPILGLVIGKLVSKFEMKGPPGIEKVDVSEKGGQFSLHIAKHSTVVFEPIHA